In Candidatus Neomarinimicrobiota bacterium, the genomic stretch GCTGATAAATTTGGTAAAGTCCTTGGAGCAAAATTTGTCATCGATGGTTCCATCACCCAAATTGGAAATCTATATTCTGTAGAGACTGAAATAATTTTGGTAGAAACAGGACTTTCTGAACGAAGTATTGGCGCCACTTATACAGGTGCAGTAGAAGGTGTGCTCACCATCATGGAGTTTTTAGCATATGAAATAATGGGGTTAAAGCCACCTCCTGAACTTATGGCAAGAAAAATGGGTATCAATACGGGGGAAAAGTTCACAATCGGTGTTATGGATTTTAATGGTATTGGTATAATCCAAATGGAAGCGGCATCACTCACAGATGAATTTGGAACGGAGATCGATAGAACGGGGAGAGTGGTTTCAATCTCTCGTTCAAACATTAAAAAAATAATGCTTGAATCCAAAGGTTGGGGATTTGCGCCCTGTTTAAATAGTGAATGTGCCAAAGATAATGGTGCTGTAATCGGTTCCCAATATGTCATCGGTGGCGAAATAACCAAGGATGGTGACAAATATAATATTATAATCAAATTATTTTCAACTGTTACGGGTATGATGAAAGCGAATAGAGACATTACCTATAAAGGACCTGTTGATGGGCTGGTTACTGAGATACGGCTGTTAGCATGGGATATCATGGGGCTTAAACCGCCCAAATCTTTGACCTCTGCAAGGAAGGGGAAAATTATTGGGCCAACCATGATGGAAATGTTGCAATCAGATCGTTATAAACCCATGGTGTTATCCACCATAGTGCCCGGTCTTGGGCAACTCTCAGTTGGAAAGAAGAAAGCAGCTAGATTGTATTTTGGAACGGTAGCCTTTGGCGTAGGTATGATACTTTATAATTATAGTGAATATTCAGGCGCCTATGACTGGTCTTATGAATTGTATAATGATAATTATTTGAAACAGAATAATTCAGTTGATATGCTCACATCAGAAAAGAAGGTCCGGCGAGCTGTTAAGGATGTTGAGTGGCACAATAACCAAATAAAGACTTTTACAGGAATTATTGCAACAGCATGGATTTTGAATATATATAATGCATATAAGCTCGGTAAACCTAAAGGCGATGATTTACCTTGGAACAGAGCCCTTAATATGAAAATGGGAATGAATTATAATCCTTACCTAAATGCGCCCTTAATAACTTTGAGTGTTAATTTGCCATGATGAAAATTGCTTTTAAAATAATCACTTGTTTTTGCTTCACCCTTTTCATCGCTTGCGATGTACCGGAATTTGATTTTAATGAATTTGGGGATGCTGATCCACCAGCGCTTTTGTTTGACCCGTTTCTGAAAAAAGTTCCGTCTGGAACATCGTCCTGGGTAGATATTGAAGCTCTTCAAATTAATGGTGCCGCCGGCATACATATTAAAATGGAGTATGATCCGAAATATGTTTCTATTGAAGATGTAGTGGCAGGCGAGTTTTTTAAAAACGCAAATCAACCTTTGATAATTGTAGAGGATGAAGGGTCCTATTTAGATATTTATACTGTTTTTCTACCGGAAGGTGTTACGCAATCGGTAAACGGAAGTGGCGTGGTCGTTTCAGTTGAGTTTAAAACCTTAAAAAAAGGTAAATCTAAGCTCATTATTTCAGATGAATCCCGCGTTGTTGATGCTGGTAATAGTGGAATTCTAATGAACACATTTGGATATTTTATTATTGATGCTCGCTAAATTATTTATGAAAGAAAAAAAACAACAAATCAACTATGATTAAAAATTTAAAATTATCATTTTATGGAATTATTATGTTGGGTCTTGTTGCATCATCTGTAGGGCAAACTACCGCCCAAGGCAATATCGCAAACGGAGACTATCATACAGCCGTAATCCTTAGTGACGGCACGGTGAAAACTTGGGGGTCAAACTTATCAGGTCAGCTTGGATTGGGAGATGCTCTAAATAAGGGTGATGGTGCCGGTGAAATGGGTGATAATCTTTCTATAGTTGATTTAGGTACTGGCAGAACAGCTGTTAGGGTTGCAGCTGGCGCAAATCATACAGTCGTTATTCTTGATGACGGGAGTGTTAAAGCTTGGGGTAATAATACCTATGGTCAGTTGGGGCAAGGCCATACCAATAACATTGGAGACGGTGCCGGTGAAATGGGTGATAATCTTTCTGCAGTAGATTTGGGAACCGGTAGAACGGCCGTCGCCATTGCGGCTGGAGATAACCATACAGCTGTGATATTAGATGATGGTACCATAAAAGTGTGGGGACAAAATGCTTTTGGCCAATTAGGTCAAGGAAACACTATCCAATTGGGCGATGACTCCGGTGAAATGGGCAGTAATCTTTCTACAGTTAACTTGGGTACAGGCAGAACGGCGGTTTATCTCGCTGCGGGTGGAGGAAATACAGCCGTTATCCTTGATGATGGTACCGTAAAAGTATGGGGTAAAAATACTTTTGGACAATTAGGCCAAGGGCATATTAACTCTATAGGGGATGATTCCAATGAAATGGGTGATAATCTTTTAGCTGTTAATCTTGGTACAAGTATAACAGCCATCGATATTGCTGTTGGGACAAATCATATTATTGCAATCTTAAATGATAGCACCCTTAAAGCTTGGGGTTATAATAATAGAGGTCAACTTGGATATGGGCATATCAATAATTTGGGTGATGGCGCAGGTGAAATGGGTGATGCACTTCCAACTTTAGCCAATAATATTAAAGCATTGGCAGTTGCCGCCGGTGCAAATCATTCGCTCGCAATTTTACACGATGGTACTGTTACAGGGATTGGTTGGAATAATTATGGGCAATTAGGATTCGGACATACCAATGATATCGGTAACGATGCATCAGATCAAATGGGCTTCGTTGAATTAGGTACCGGTCGAACAGCCACAGCCATTTCAGCTGGTTATTTGCATTCGTCTGTCATTTTGGACTTATGTGGTACTAAGGCTTGGGGGTTAAATAATGCAGGTCAACTTGGTCAAAGTAACACGGCTAATATTGGAGATGGCGCCAATGAAATGGGTGATAATTTATCAGCCATTGATCTTGGTACAGGAAAATGTCCAGCTACAAAATTAACACCCATATCTAGCGGCCCCTCCATAACTTTTGACCCAGATAATAGTACTACCAATGTGGCCCCCACAACCAATGTTATAATTCATTTTAATGAAGCAATCAGGAATCTAGATGATTCTGGAATTACCGATACAAATGTTGATGCTTTAATTACGTTAAAAGAAACAGATGCAACTGGAACCCATATCGTTTTTGATGCCACTATTAATGCGGCTAAAACAGCCATTATTATTAATCCAGTTGTCAATTTCGCAACAAGTCAAGCCATCTATGTTGCCATTGGTGCTACTGTTGAGGATCTTCAAAACAATCCTATACTTGCCAAAAGCTCAACATTTACTACGGGAACGCTGATTCCGGGGCAATTGAATAACCAAATATCAAGTGGTTATTATACGACAAATGTCATTCTTACTGATGGAAGTGTCAAAGGATGGGGATCTAACGTTTTTGGTGCCACCGGACAGGGGCATAACAATACTATTGGTAATGGCGCCGGTCAAATGGGTGACAATCTTTCTACCGTTGACTTGGGTTCAGGAAGAACAGCGGCGGCTGTTGCAGTGGGAAATAGCACAGCAGCCATTCTTGACAATGGCCAATTAAAAGCTTGGGGTAAAAATACCTTTGGGCAATTAGGTCAAGGGCATACAAATCATTTGGGAGATGGGTCAGGCGAAATGGGTGACAATCTTTCTGCTGTTGACTTGGGTTCAGGAAGAACAGCGGTAGCTGTTGCTGTAAGTCTTTTTCATACAGCTGTCATACTTGATAATGGCAATGTTAAAGCATGGGGACGAAATTCTTATGGACAATTAGGGCAAGGCCATAAAAATAATTTAGGCGATGGATCGGGTGAAATGGGCGATAATCTTTCTGCTGTTAACTTGGGCACAGGAAGGACTGCCATTGCCATCGCTGCTGGTAGTAATAGTACTGGCGTCATTCTTGATAATGGACAAGTAAAGATATGGGGTTTGAATCAATATGGCGAATTAGGTCAGGGGCATAACAATAGATTGGGTGACGGACCGGGTGAAATGGGCGATAATTTAGCAGCTGTGGACTTGGGCGCAGGAAGGACTGCCATTGCAATCACCGCTGGCGAATATCATTATGCTGTAATCTTGGATGATGGTACTGTTAAAACGTGGGGAAGAGGCAACTATGGTCAATTGGGTCAGGAGCATAATAGCAACATAGGTGACGCTTCTAATGAAATGGGAAGTTATCTACCCTCAGTAAATATAGGAACGGGCCGGACCGCCATCGCTATAGATGCGGGATATAACCATACAACAGTAATTATGGATAATGGTAAGGTTAAAACTTGGGGATTAAATGACCGTGGTCAGTTAGGTCAAGGCAATACCAATAATATAGGTGATAATGCGGGCGAAATGGGCGATGCCCTATCTGCAATAGATTTAGGCACGGGAAGGGTAGTTCTAGGCATATCAGGCGGCTCTGATTATACGTCCGTTATTTTAGACGACTGTACTGTCAAGGCTTTTGGTTTTAATTTAGCTGGGGAACTGGGTATAGGAAATAATACAACAATCGGTGACGGTTCCGGTGAAATGGGTAACAACCTAGCATCGGTTGATTTAGGGACAGGTATATGTGCCGCGACTACAGCCCTTTCTATTACAATAGATAATACGCCGCCCACCGTAACCTTTTCTCCGGTCAATGGTGCGACCAGTGTTTCTCTGAGCGCGAATGTATTAATCTCCTTCAATGAGGCTATCCGTAACACGGATAATAGTGTACTCACCGATTCTAATGTTGACGGTCTTATTACACTAAAATTGGATAATTCCAGCGGTGCTGACATTGGTTTTGACGCTACAATCAATTCGGCCAAAACCTTAATTACTGTCACACCTTCGAGTAATTTTTCTTCGAGCCAAACAATTTACGTAGCTATAGGATCCACTGTTGAAGATGGCGCGGACAATGCCATTTCTGCCGCAAATGCATCATTCGCCACATTAGATGCTGTCGGCCCAACAATTTCTTGGGTGCCAACAGACGGCTCAATCAATGTTGCAGTTTCAAGTGATGTAACACTTACGTTTAATGAATCGGTGAGGAATACGGATGATTCTGGCCTTACAGATATCAATGTGGATGCACTCATCACACTTAAAAATACTGATGCCAGTGGAAGTGATATTCCTTTTGATGCGACTGTAAGTGGTGGCGGATCTGCTTTGAGTTTTGATGGAATAAATGATTATGTTGAAATTTCGGATCCCTCGGATGGAAGTTTGGATTTTGGTACCGGTGATTATGCATTTTCAGTATGGTTTAATACAAATGCGCTAGGAACCACCCAGCAAATATTATGTAAACGAGAAATTGGAAATTATGAGGTTCAAATTAGTCCGAATGGTTACTTATCATCTTGGATTGGTGTGGATGGTTTTTCCAGTAATGCCCAAGTATCACCAAATGTATGGAATAATGTCATAATAACGCGGTCCGGTTCGTCGGTTAGCATGTATTTAAATGGTGCTTTGGTTGGAACTGTCACATCCAGCGCTTCTACATCTAGTGATAGAAATTTTATTATTGGAAACGATGGATACGGTCTATCCGAATATTTTTATGGATTAATTGATGAAATAAGCGTTTGGAATAGCGCGTTGACTTCCAATGAAGTTATTTCACTATATAATTCAGGAAGTCCTATTTTATCAACTTCAAACTCAGGCAACTATTTATCTTCCGGATCTCTCGTTGGATATTGGGGTTTTAATGAAGGCAGCGGTTCTACCGTTGCTGATGGCAGCAGTATAGGAAACAATGGTACAATCAGTGGCGCATCTTGGACGACTATTTCCCCCGGTGGTAATACGGTTATCACTATTAACCCTGTCAGTAATTTTAGTTCCAATCAGACGGTTTATGCCGCCATTGGAACGGAAGTAGAAGATTTTTCAGACAATGCTAATTCCGCTTCCAATACTACTTTTACCACTGCAGATATTATTGCACCAACGATTACTTTCTCTCCTTCGGATGGAACGCAAGGTGTGGCCATCAATAATAACGTAACGATAACTTTTTCTGAAGCTGTACGGTTAATAGATGACTCAGGAATTTCTGATACCAATATTGATGCCCTAATTACACTTAAAGATACGGATGGAAACGGCAGTGATATCTCTTTTGATGCAACGATTAATACAGCTAAAACAGTAATTACAATAGATCCTGTAAGCAACTTCAGTTCCGTTCAAACTGTATATGTATCGATTGGTTCTACGGTTGAGGATGTTTCGCACAATGCAATTTCTGGAGGCAATGCCTCTTTTGTAACTATTGATACACAAGGACCATCTTATATATGGAATCCGGTCAACGGTGCCACGGGTGTTTCACCTGCTTCAAATGTGAGGCTTACTTTCGCCGAAATGGTCCGAAATATAGACGATACGGACCTTACCGACACCAATGTGGATGCACTGTTGACTTTAAAAGATTCCGATATTAATGGAAGCGATATTAGCTTCGATGCTACAGTGAGTTCTGCCGGTGGTGTGGGGTCACTTTATTTTGATGGTAACGACGATTATGTAATTGTTGAACGGCAGATACAGGACGATTTCACAATTCAGGCATGGGTCAAAACAACAACTTCCCGAACTGGTTCAAGGTTTTATCAAGGATTGGGTATCGTTTATGCCGATGTTGCAGGATGGGGAATGGATTTTGGAACATCTATCCTAAATGGAAAATTTTCATTTGGTACGGGAACATCAGACAAAACTATTTTATCCACAAGTTCGATTGACGATGGCAATTGGCATCATGTTGTTGCGACTCGTGAGAAAGCCACTGGTACAATTTCTGTTTATGTGAATGGTGCATTAGAGAATTCATTGGTAACTACCAATACAATGGCATTGTCCTCACCAACTCAAATCAACATTGGAGCTAACACAATAGACTCTCGTTATTTTAAAGGTAATATTAGAGAGGTTGCTGTGTGGAATAGTACGGTTTCATCTGCTGGTGTTGCTGCACTATATAATTCAGGGTCGCCTCTCAATACTTTAGCCGACGCAGGAAATTATACTTCTTCCGGGAATATAATGGGTTATTGGAAGTTAAATGATGGATCTGGTTCTGTAGCGGATGATGGCAGTGCAAGCGCTAATGATGGTACAATTAATGGCGCTGTATGGAATTCTGATGGCGGCGGCGGATACACCATAATTACCATGAATCCCACCGGTGATTTTACTTCTTCTCAAGTTGTTTACGCTGCAATTGGTTCATCTGTTGAAGATGTATCTGACAATGCCATCAGTGCATCTAGTACTACTTTCACTATTGCCAATGTGGATGCCCCTAGAATCGTTAGCGGCTCTCTTGCAAATGATAATAGTTATGTACTTATTTCAATTAGTGAAGCAGTTTATAATACAAATGGTAATTCGGGCGCTTTAGAAGTTTCCGATTTCAATATGGTTTTTAATCAAAATAACGGAACCGCTACAGCAGTTTCAGTCACGGGTATTAGTAAGTCTGATGGCACCGCATTGGCAGGTGGAGAAACAATAATTCGGCTCAATCTAAGTATCACTGGTACACCAAATGGTGTTGAGACAGTTGCATTTAAACCAACCAATGGGTCATCAATATTTGACATAGCTGCTCTGGCTATGGGTACAGCCCAAACAACGGGCCCATTACCATTGAATGACCTTGCGCCACCCATTATGGTTTTTTCTCCAGGGAAAGATGCTACGGGAGTCGGAATTGGAAGTAATGTAACCATTGCTTTTTCTGAACCAGTTCGCCATACAGACAATAGTGCCATAACAAATGATAATATAGATGCCTTATTAACTCTGAAGAATACAAATATCAGTGGCGATAATATTCCATTCGAAGCTACGGTTAGTTTAAATAAAAAGATTATATCTATTAATCCCACTAATTATTTTCAAAGTCTTCAAACAGTTTATGTTGCTATTGGATCAACGTTAGAAGATTCTCTAGATAATGCCACTCCCGATTCAAGTATTACATTTATAGTCGCAGATGTGGATCCACCAACGGTCGTATTTAATCCAGCTCACGGTGATACAGGAGTCGCTTACAATTCAAATATTACTTTAACATTTAGCGAACCTATACGATTAAAAAATAATCAAGTTTTAGTTGATGCTGCTTTGGATACAATCATTGACTTACGGGACACAGATTCAACCGGAAGTGTATTGGGCTTCACAGCCTCAATCAATTCATCCAAAACAATTATTACCGTAAATCCGGTGGATTACTTCAGACATCAGCAAAATATTTATGTGGGCATTGGCGAAACTGTGGAAGATACTGTGGGAAATTTAATTAGCCCTGCTTTTGCAGTATTCACCTCTCAGTCTGATCAATTTCCTTTGGTGGCGTTCAACCCTGCTAATAGTGATGTAAATGTTGGTGTAGAAAGCAACATTACCATTACATTTACTGAGCCGGTAAGACTTTTGAATAATGATCGAATTTCCAATGTGAGCGTAGATGACTTAATAACTCTAAAAGATACTAATGGTGACGGAAAAGATCTCCTTTTCGATGCAGTGATCAGCGAAGAAATGGTAATGATAACCATTGACCCTTATGTTGATTTTACTAGCCAACAGTCCATCTATGTTGGTCTAGGTGCTGGTACAGAAGATTCCCTCAATAATATCGTAGGCGCTCACAGCGTCATATTCACTGCCAAGGATACGCAAAGGCCATTTGCTATATTTGATCCACAGGATAAATCCGTGGATGTGCCACGAAATAAATCAGTCATAATCACCTTTAATGAACCGATAAGAAAGATTTCAAATCTCCAGTTTACAGATAGCTCAATTGATGATGTTGTTGTTCTTAAAAAAGGCAATGCGGATGGAGAAGATTTATCCTTTGATGCCACCATTAATGAAACAATGACAGTAATCACTGTAGATCCCGGAAATGACTTTGATTACCAACAAGCAATTTATGCGGCCATCACGAGCGAGATTGAAGATACATCCGATAATGTAGGTTATGTGGGGAGCAGTATTTTTACCACCACAGATGACACCTTAAAGGGGCCGAGCATAGTTAGTCTTATTCCACCGGACAATAGTATTGACGTGACTGGCGATCAAAATTTAATTATAAAATTTGATGAAAATATTATTACTAATCCTGGCTACTTCATCATTTATGAATACACAGCGGATAATGAATTTGAGAAAATAGAAATTGATGATTCAAAAATTACCATCAGTGGAAATAGTCTTATTGTTAATCCTGATGGATTATTTAATAGTTTATCTTCTTATTATGTAATTGTTGGTAATGCTGTAGTAACAGATAGTCGTGGAAACTTATCAACCGGTATATTGGATAAGGATACATGGAATTTCACCATCAGAGATATGACCTTACCAATGGTTGCCATAACACCGGCAGATAGTTCCACCGATGTGGCCGTAGATACCAATATAGTTTTAACATTCAGTGAACCGATCTTTCATTTAGATGGCAGTAGACCTACACTGGCGAGTATTCGTTCAAACATAGTATTTCAAACCAATAATCCGAACCGTACTCGATTCAATGTAGCATATGATTTAACTAACAGCACTGATGGGCTAGTGTATACAATTGATCCAAAAGTTTATTTGTATTATGCTGAGGATTATATTGTTTCTGTTAAAAATTTAAGGGATGAAACAGGGAATATATTGCTGCCGGCATCCAGTGCATTCACTACTGTTTATGGACAAATTCAAACTTATATCACGACCATTGCTAATCCAACAAACAGTCGCGCTATTCCTATTGAAGTTTCCTTTGGCACTTCCGTCACTGATTTTACATTAAGTGATATTGAGATTAGCGGTGGAACGGGCCAATCGTTCTCTGGTGGAAATAAAAATTATTTCTTCGAAGTTGTCCCTAGTGCCGAGGGTGACATCACAATAAATATACCTAAAAATGTTTGTCATAATGTTGCCAATGTAAATGATGTGAATGTTGCCGCTGCCTTAATTGTTACTTATGATGGCTTAGCGCCGAGCATTAAATATGTTGTAGATGGTACGAAGGATGGTATTACAGATATGGATTACCAATCTTCTAAAAATATGTATATTGGATCCTGGACATTGAATGAAGATCTCGATAATATCTCCCAGATTAAAGCTGCCTTAGGCACATATCCCGGAGGTAGTAACACCGTAAACTGGCGATACCTCGGACTTCAGGATACTATTCAGTACAATCCTCTTTCTCTTATTGAAGGAAGAACTTATTATTTAAGTATTTCAGCGGAAGATAAAGTGGGGAATACTTCAGAAATTGTAGTGAGTGACGGAATAATAATTGACGGTATGAAGCCAGAAGTTGGTATAGTCAACGATGGTCTTGGCGAAGATGTAGATTATGTAGAGAGTAACTTATCCGTCGCTGGTAACTGGCATGGATTTATCGATCGTTTGGGTGTGGTGAGTTCTTATAATATTGCATTGGGATCCAAAGATTATTCCACAGATCTAATGGATTGGGTGAATACAGGTAATATTGATTCAACATTTAGTAAAACAATTACGCTGCCGCTTTATGAAGAAATTTTCTTTTTAGTTCAAGCTGTTGATCAAGCAGGGAATGAATCGTCTGTAAAGTCGAGTGATGGTTTTATTGTAGATCCTCACTTGGGTAAGCCGACTATTGTCAGTGTTACTCCGCAAGAGGGGTCAATTTTAAATATGTCCAATGTAAATACAAGTAAAATCAGCCAGATAAAATTTGAATTTTCGGAACCGGTCAAATCATACAGTGTTGATTCGAAATCTTTTCATACTACCGGTTTTAACTATGCCTTGGATTCAATGGCGACAGAATTAACAATAACAATTGACCCGCCGCTGGTAAGTTTAGATACAATTGAAATTACCATCACCAACATGGTGGATTCTGCTGGGCGTGCGGCTGATGATTATATTATAAATTATTATACACCTCCATTAGGGGATTATAATATGGATATGAAAATCAATGTGTTAGATTTAAATCAATTGGTTTCCGGTTGGAAAAGTAATGATTCTGAATTCGAATTGGGCCCAACCCAGGGTTTGTATCCTCATATGGTTATTGATGGAAATTCTGATTATGATTTGGATGATGCCATGGTATTTGGTCGATTTTGGGGCTGGTCTGTAGCCCACCATGGCCTGGCAAAATTATTCCGATT encodes the following:
- a CDS encoding T9SS type A sorting domain-containing protein, with protein sequence MIKNLKLSFYGIIMLGLVASSVGQTTAQGNIANGDYHTAVILSDGTVKTWGSNLSGQLGLGDALNKGDGAGEMGDNLSIVDLGTGRTAVRVAAGANHTVVILDDGSVKAWGNNTYGQLGQGHTNNIGDGAGEMGDNLSAVDLGTGRTAVAIAAGDNHTAVILDDGTIKVWGQNAFGQLGQGNTIQLGDDSGEMGSNLSTVNLGTGRTAVYLAAGGGNTAVILDDGTVKVWGKNTFGQLGQGHINSIGDDSNEMGDNLLAVNLGTSITAIDIAVGTNHIIAILNDSTLKAWGYNNRGQLGYGHINNLGDGAGEMGDALPTLANNIKALAVAAGANHSLAILHDGTVTGIGWNNYGQLGFGHTNDIGNDASDQMGFVELGTGRTATAISAGYLHSSVILDLCGTKAWGLNNAGQLGQSNTANIGDGANEMGDNLSAIDLGTGKCPATKLTPISSGPSITFDPDNSTTNVAPTTNVIIHFNEAIRNLDDSGITDTNVDALITLKETDATGTHIVFDATINAAKTAIIINPVVNFATSQAIYVAIGATVEDLQNNPILAKSSTFTTGTLIPGQLNNQISSGYYTTNVILTDGSVKGWGSNVFGATGQGHNNTIGNGAGQMGDNLSTVDLGSGRTAAAVAVGNSTAAILDNGQLKAWGKNTFGQLGQGHTNHLGDGSGEMGDNLSAVDLGSGRTAVAVAVSLFHTAVILDNGNVKAWGRNSYGQLGQGHKNNLGDGSGEMGDNLSAVNLGTGRTAIAIAAGSNSTGVILDNGQVKIWGLNQYGELGQGHNNRLGDGPGEMGDNLAAVDLGAGRTAIAITAGEYHYAVILDDGTVKTWGRGNYGQLGQEHNSNIGDASNEMGSYLPSVNIGTGRTAIAIDAGYNHTTVIMDNGKVKTWGLNDRGQLGQGNTNNIGDNAGEMGDALSAIDLGTGRVVLGISGGSDYTSVILDDCTVKAFGFNLAGELGIGNNTTIGDGSGEMGNNLASVDLGTGICAATTALSITIDNTPPTVTFSPVNGATSVSLSANVLISFNEAIRNTDNSVLTDSNVDGLITLKLDNSSGADIGFDATINSAKTLITVTPSSNFSSSQTIYVAIGSTVEDGADNAISAANASFATLDAVGPTISWVPTDGSINVAVSSDVTLTFNESVRNTDDSGLTDINVDALITLKNTDASGSDIPFDATVSGGGSALSFDGINDYVEISDPSDGSLDFGTGDYAFSVWFNTNALGTTQQILCKREIGNYEVQISPNGYLSSWIGVDGFSSNAQVSPNVWNNVIITRSGSSVSMYLNGALVGTVTSSASTSSDRNFIIGNDGYGLSEYFYGLIDEISVWNSALTSNEVISLYNSGSPILSTSNSGNYLSSGSLVGYWGFNEGSGSTVADGSSIGNNGTISGASWTTISPGGNTVITINPVSNFSSNQTVYAAIGTEVEDFSDNANSASNTTFTTADIIAPTITFSPSDGTQGVAINNNVTITFSEAVRLIDDSGISDTNIDALITLKDTDGNGSDISFDATINTAKTVITIDPVSNFSSVQTVYVSIGSTVEDVSHNAISGGNASFVTIDTQGPSYIWNPVNGATGVSPASNVRLTFAEMVRNIDDTDLTDTNVDALLTLKDSDINGSDISFDATVSSAGGVGSLYFDGNDDYVIVERQIQDDFTIQAWVKTTTSRTGSRFYQGLGIVYADVAGWGMDFGTSILNGKFSFGTGTSDKTILSTSSIDDGNWHHVVATREKATGTISVYVNGALENSLVTTNTMALSSPTQINIGANTIDSRYFKGNIREVAVWNSTVSSAGVAALYNSGSPLNTLADAGNYTSSGNIMGYWKLNDGSGSVADDGSASANDGTINGAVWNSDGGGGYTIITMNPTGDFTSSQVVYAAIGSSVEDVSDNAISASSTTFTIANVDAPRIVSGSLANDNSYVLISISEAVYNTNGNSGALEVSDFNMVFNQNNGTATAVSVTGISKSDGTALAGGETIIRLNLSITGTPNGVETVAFKPTNGSSIFDIAALAMGTAQTTGPLPLNDLAPPIMVFSPGKDATGVGIGSNVTIAFSEPVRHTDNSAITNDNIDALLTLKNTNISGDNIPFEATVSLNKKIISINPTNYFQSLQTVYVAIGSTLEDSLDNATPDSSITFIVADVDPPTVVFNPAHGDTGVAYNSNITLTFSEPIRLKNNQVLVDAALDTIIDLRDTDSTGSVLGFTASINSSKTIITVNPVDYFRHQQNIYVGIGETVEDTVGNLISPAFAVFTSQSDQFPLVAFNPANSDVNVGVESNITITFTEPVRLLNNDRISNVSVDDLITLKDTNGDGKDLLFDAVISEEMVMITIDPYVDFTSQQSIYVGLGAGTEDSLNNIVGAHSVIFTAKDTQRPFAIFDPQDKSVDVPRNKSVIITFNEPIRKISNLQFTDSSIDDVVVLKKGNADGEDLSFDATINETMTVITVDPGNDFDYQQAIYAAITSEIEDTSDNVGYVGSSIFTTTDDTLKGPSIVSLIPPDNSIDVTGDQNLIIKFDENIITNPGYFIIYEYTADNEFEKIEIDDSKITISGNSLIVNPDGLFNSLSSYYVIVGNAVVTDSRGNLSTGILDKDTWNFTIRDMTLPMVAITPADSSTDVAVDTNIVLTFSEPIFHLDGSRPTLASIRSNIVFQTNNPNRTRFNVAYDLTNSTDGLVYTIDPKVYLYYAEDYIVSVKNLRDETGNILLPASSAFTTVYGQIQTYITTIANPTNSRAIPIEVSFGTSVTDFTLSDIEISGGTGQSFSGGNKNYFFEVVPSAEGDITINIPKNVCHNVANVNDVNVAAALIVTYDGLAPSIKYVVDGTKDGITDMDYQSSKNMYIGSWTLNEDLDNISQIKAALGTYPGGSNTVNWRYLGLQDTIQYNPLSLIEGRTYYLSISAEDKVGNTSEIVVSDGIIIDGMKPEVGIVNDGLGEDVDYVESNLSVAGNWHGFIDRLGVVSSYNIALGSKDYSTDLMDWVNTGNIDSTFSKTITLPLYEEIFFLVQAVDQAGNESSVKSSDGFIVDPHLGKPTIVSVTPQEGSILNMSNVNTSKISQIKFEFSEPVKSYSVDSKSFHTTGFNYALDSMATELTITIDPPLVSLDTIEITITNMVDSAGRAADDYIINYYTPPLGDYNMDMKINVLDLNQLVSGWKSNDSEFELGPTQGLYPHMVIDGNSDYDLDDAMVFGRFWGWSVAHHGLAKLFRLNTAEKPVISMRMNGFEIQPPIGAKTAQLFFEYDSENVTLNFSNANATNDSEIILSRNEQKSGQAIYEIGSLKQFDLKPIRVDMGQVENNESPVILSYVFYSAGQNVISEGEQEVNLVQVPESFSLSQNYPNPFNPITQIQYQLPYQTKVNLTVYDVLGNEVVVLVKKNQAPGTYKTIWNGLDKNGRQLSGGVYFYRLKTKEFSKTKKLVLLK